The Candidatus Binatia bacterium genomic sequence CACGCCTCCATTTTAACCTAATACCTAGTTTTCGTCAAGTATATAATAACCTTAGAATAGATGGGGTTCTGGCAGCCCGCTTAATTTACCATCCGGCCTGACCGTCAGCCGCGCTACCGGGAGGCTGCGAATGCGAAGGTCACTGAGGGATCGCGACAGCCAGGTCTCGGCACGACGTTGCTTGCTCGGCGGGATAATGCCCTTATTAGCGAGGCCTCGAACCACGAAGCTGGCGAGTGAGCAATCTCCATCGGGAGGAAACCGTTTTAGAACGTCCGCCAGCTCCCGCTCAATGCGATCCGGTAATAGAGTCTCTAAGATCCGACGCCAGACGTGGACGGGGCGATCCCGCGGCCGGAGGAGGCGACCGTCCGCCGTCACCGTGCTATACGACCTGCGTCTCCATGCTCTCGCGACACGTGAATTAAGCATAGCATTAATAGTTTTGACCGCTGTTCTGGCGGTGACCGGACGTGCCAGGACGTGCCCAAGTGCCTTCCTTCGGAAGGCGTTGCGATCGGATAGCTCCGTTAGAGTCGCACCGTAAGTTTTCGCGGCGCTGTCGATAACGCTGCGCACATTAGCCATCTGCATGCTATTGAGAACTCTAGCCGGTCTCCCAGGCGCTGCCACGGTCGGTTGCGTGCCCCAAAAACGACAGGTTTTTGGGCCTATTTGTGGTCCGGTCCCTGAGGTACCTTGGAAGTGTGCCTAGGAACGTCGCAAAACCCACGGACAAGCCACCTAACCGGCTTCTACGTCCAGATGACGCGCTCGAACTTCTCGCAATCTCTAGAACGAAGCTCTACGAGCTTATGTCGACAGGCCAACTATCTTTCGTCCTCGTTGGGTCAGATCGAAAAATAGAACAACGCGAAATAGACAGGTTCATAGAGCGACATCGCGTGCGAACGAGAGGATCCGACTAGCGATTGGCCGGTCATGGCAGCGGGCGCCTAAGCTTGGTTTTTCGTCGCGGCGGCCAGCCCGTATAAGAAGACAGGTGATACTGCGAGACGGTGAGGCGGTGATCGTGCTCCTTGATCTCCTTGAGGCACTGAACCGCCAACCCCCGGTATATAAGGTGCCAGAGCATTGAAAGACCATGTGTCTTACGTCGCTACGCAACACTCTGGCGATAGGTTCGCAACTGAAACGTCCACGATGCGTAGCAACAGCTTCAGCGCACAGGCCCGCGATATCACGGATGTAGATGCTCTCGCGCTAAGCGATCCGGCGCGATACAGAGAACTGCTCGGCGGATACCACCTCCTCATGGGCGAGAGATGCCTTCGGTGGCAGCGGTGTGCAGAAAGCGACGATGCGCGTTGGAAAGGCTGCGTCCGCGATGCAATCCTCAAAGTGGCGCGTCGTTCCGACTTCAATGCGGCGCGGCTTGCTGACATTCTCGACCAAGGGCATTTCCCAAAAACTCAAGCGCGGATCATGCGCCTTGCCCGAGAACTGCTCTATACTGGCCGCGTGGCGCGCTAGAAGTGGAAAGCGGGGGCGGCGAAGCCAGTGGCCGGCAGCGCGGACTCAGAAAAAGGAGCGCCACGCTTGCGGGGCCACCCGGCTTCGACTTGCTTTCCGAGGACGACGCCGCTCGTTTTCTGATTCGCGAGTTTGGTCATCGCGTTCGCTACTGCCTAGCCGGCGGGGGTTGGTTTATCTGGGACGGAAGCCGCTTCAATCTAGACCGCGACGGCGCAATATTGCGACTGGTTTCCGAGGCTACTGATCGCGTTCTAGCCATGGTGGAGAAGCTCAATGATCTCGAACTGCGCAAGAAAACCTTGCAGTACGTTATCCGCTTGCGCCGCTACCATGGGCACGAAAATGTGGCTAGGCTTGCGGCATCAAAGCGGCCCGTCGCGATCGGAGATCCCGAGGCGTTCGATGCGGATCCATGGCTACTCAATGTCCGCAACGGCACGATCGATCTTCGCACAGGAACTCTGCGCCCACACGATCGTCGTGATCTGCTTACAAAAAGGCTTGATGTGACATACCGAGCCAATGCACGGGCTACCCGCTGGCATCGATTTCTCTGTGAGATCTTCGACGGCGACTTGGAAATGGTGGACTTTGCGCAGCGCGCAGCCGGTTACTGCCTCACAGGCGATATGCGCGAGCACGTATTCTTCGTGCTTTATGGGCGCGGCGCCAATGGAAAGAGTACGTTCGTCGAAACTCTTCAAACGTTACTTGGCGAATACGCGCAATCGTCAGATCCAGAAACTTGGTTGCGGCAATCGAACGGGCACCGAGGCGCTTCGCCCGGTATCGCGCGCTTGCGGGGAGTACGATTTGTCGCCGGTTGCGAGATCGACGATGGCCGTGCACTCGACGAGGCGCGCGTCAAACAGATTGTCGCGGGCGATCGAACAACAGCCAGGCAGCTGTACCAGAACGAGTTCGATTTCTTCCCAGTCTGCAAGCTTTGGATTAGCACCAACCACCCGCCGCAGATCCGAGGGACGGACGATGGTATCTGGCGCAGAGTAATCCTCATTCCGTTTCAAGTCCAGTTCACAGGTGGCACCTGCGACCCGCAGCTCGCCGCGAAATTGCGCGCCGAGTTTTCGGGAATATTAGCTTGGGCTGTAAGGGGGTGTTTGGAATGGCAGAACGGTGGGCTCCGCCCACCGGAGTCGGTTCGACGCGCGACCGCAGCCTACCGGGCACAGTCCGACGTAGTGGGGCAATTCGTGACGGACGAATGCGTCGCTGACGCGCGGTGCAGCACCGGAGCCACGGCTCTTTTCGATGCATACAGGCGCTGGTGCGAAGGCACTGGCGAACGTACTCTTACGCAGACTGCCTTTGGTCGCCGTCTTACCGAAGCGGGATATGAGTCGGGTCGAACGGGCACTGGACGCAAGTGCTGGCGTGGCATCGGGCTGCGCGATGCGAAGGACTAGCTGGTCCGAACTGTCTGAAACGTTGGCCCGCTTTCCCGGAAAGTCTTTCGTACACGTGCGCGGTGAAAGTTTATGGGAGCTCAGTCAACTATTCAGACGATTCGAAATGAAAAGTATGGCTTTGAATCACGCACGGCTCCGTGGCGATGTGGATTTAACGCAGGCGTACCCATTACGCCTAATGGCCGGCCTCATGCGCGCTGCGAGAGGCACCAGCGTCCAAGCTTTCGGCAAGGAAAAGCGCCCAGGGTCCTTGCGGCCCGGCGCCTAGTTCGTATTATTGAGGAGTCTACACATGCAATGGAGTGTGCCAAATGTATCTCTGTCGAGAGAGCCCACCTGCGTTTCTTGCTCGCCTGTTCTCGACGAACTAGGTGTGGACCACGTGCCTTGCCCGGCGGATTTCTGCGTGGCTTGTGGCACTGATTTGCGAGTGAAGAGACTCCTCGTCAGCGTGGTCGGCTTCGCTGACGCTTGGCGCCTGTACGTTTGCGAGGTGGCCGAACGTGATGGCCCATCAGCCTCCGCAGAGCGTGAGCGGCTTCAAATGTCGCGGAGCGATCGACTAAGGCTTGTCGACCTCCTTTACGAAGGGTGCACGGTTTACGAATATGGCCTGTGCGGATTAGTAGGCACGACCTTTGTGGGAGTCGGAGAGGATGGTGCATTACTTTATGCGAGGCCTTGCGAGTACGATATTGGGCCGATCCTGTGCCTTCGGGACCCTTAACCATTCATTGGCGCAACTATCCGGACCTCATCGAGGCATGGAGTCACACATAGGCAAACGTGGACGACCCCCCGGTAGCCCGAATAAGCTGACGGCTGAGGTCGCAAAGGCGGTGTGCGGGCTCTTGGAGGCCTCCGTTCCAGACCGATACGCTGCCGAGGCGAATGGGCTTAGCGAGCGGACGTTCCGACGCTGGATGGAGCTCGGCGCCGCTGGGCGGAAGCCATACGCTGAATTCTTTGCCGCCGCTACGCGCGCGCGCGCGCGAGCGGTGGTGCGGCTTGTAGTTAAGGCTCTAAGTGGCGGTCCTGGATCGTATCAGGCGCTCCGGATCCTGGAGCGCCGCTACCCGCGTTATTTTGGCCGATCTGGGGCCAGGGTAGGACCTCTGAGCTTCAGTGCTTTTGAGGGCGCATATCTTTCTCGTTCGGCTGGTACGTAGCCGGATTTTGCATATTGGGGTACACTTATGCAAGGATGCGCTTCCAGCCGTGGCCTCTGCCTCATCCAACCGGAAATTTGCAAAGCCTCCTAACGGAGTTGATCCCGGAGCGCCTGGTCGCCAAGGCTGCCACCATAGGCGTCGCGGGCAGCTTGGATGCTCCCCCGGCCGAGCGCCGTCCCAACGGCGTAAACTACCTGCATGATCTCGCCGGGGGCCGAATCGTCAAACCTCCGCCAGCCGCAGCGTGGTGGGCCGGGTTGGCGGCAAGCGCCGTTACCCGCCAGCGGTGGTGCAATCCGACGCTGTTCCTGTTCGCCGCCGGGCACTATGCGGAATTCGCCGCGGTGATTCTCGGCGCTGACCACCGAATGCCGGCGACTCGGCGAAGGGATTTAGTGCTGCACGCTGCGTCGGCGATCGAACCGACCCCTCCAAAGCTTGGGCGCGATGAGACGGTGCGCCGCCATATTGCTCTGGGGCACGATGACCTATCTGCTAGGCGTGCGGCTGATTGGGAGTTCGAAATGGAGCCGAGCCCGCGCATTGATCGCGCCGTATGGTCGATGAGCGGGTCCGAGGTGGAGACTCTCCGCGCCGCTTGGGTGGCCGCCCAGCAGGCCCCGCTGGACATGACCGACGCGACGATCGCTGCTTGCTATCTCGCTGCCCACGGGCGGATCGGCAAAGAGGGACCGAACGTTCCGCTTCCGATGCGCGCGCGCATCGCAGCTAACGTGATCGCGGCCTCCTTGCAATGAGCAGCAAATCCACGGAATCTTATCCACATACTCGCAGCCGAAGAACCCCCAAGGACGCTACCTGTGCATTGCGATACTTCGGTGTTAGGCGCTTCGTCGGCGCGCGCTTCGCACGGCGAGCACTCGCGCGGTGATCCCGCCAGTCGTCTTCGAAGCGAGGCCCCCTTCCATGATCGAATTTCGTCCTGGGACCCACGTTGCTAATGCCCGGCTCCGCCTGCACGCCCTCATCGCGTTGCGTTTCCCCCGTGTCGTGCGTTCGCTCGCGGCGTTCTCTTACGGCGTGTCGCCGCAGACCAAGTTGTCGATCGACTCCAAACGGCGTTGCTTTCGCGTCGGACGGGGCGCGAGTGTCGCTGTCCCACTGTCGCGGTTGATCACACGGCACGTTCCGGAAGTCGTTGGAGCGCATTTAACGCACGCCTTCGCGGCGCACTCCCTGAATTTTCCATCGGCTTGTAGCCTCACGGATCTGCTCGATGATTCGATCACGGTCTGCAACCTGGCGAGAGTTGGCCGCGCCGTAAGGTCGGCGATATCGGCCGGTGGTCGCGCGGCGACGCCGGCAGCCGCGAGCGAGGCGGCGGATCGCATCGACGTCCTGCTTATGCTGCTGGCGGGCAATGCCGTCTCGGCGCGATACGGCGATGCCGCGAGGACGCTTGAGCTCGTTCACGCGACCGGCACCGACGCGCGCGGGAAGGCCGTTTGGGTCGGCGAGATCCTCGACCGTTTGGGCTGGAACATCGCTCCGGACCTGGCGACGTCCGTGCTCGAATCCGTCTTACCGCGGATTACGGGCGCCAGCGCCCGAGAGCGCTTTGCGGCACGCAGCCGCGTTGCCGAGGCTCTGGGCGATGCGTAGTGCGGTACTCACCGTCGGAGGGCGGTTGCGCGCAACCGACGTGTTCGATGAGTATTGGAGGTTCGCTTACGAGCGGATGCGCACGTTCGTGCGCCGCAAGCGGGGCGATCTTGTCCTGACGGAGGATCCTATTATCGCGCGATTCCGCTTCACGAATGCCTACCGCGTGATCGACCGCGTCACGCAGTATCTGATTGCGCATGTTGTGCAGAACTGCTCCGACGCCCGCGAAGTGTTTTTCAGAACGTTGTTCTTTAAGATATTTAACAAGATCGAGACGTGGGAGCTGCTCGAATCGGGTCTCGGACGGATATCGCCCAAGAAGTTCGGTTGGGCGGAGGCGGATGCGGTACTTTTGAGGGCACTCGAAGCCGGGCAGACGATTTACTCGGCGGCCTACATCATGCCATCCCCGAATTTTGGTCTTCGCCGGAAGCACGAAAACCATCTCGCGCTTCTCCGCTCGCTGGTCGAGAGCGATATGGCTTCGCGCTGGGCCTACACAAAGAGCTTGCGTCAACTGTATGCCGTCCTGCGAACCGTGCCATCGTTTGGGCGTTTTCTGGCATTCCAATATGCGATCGACCTGAACTACTCCGATTGCGTCGCGTTCGATGAGGATTCGTTCGTCGTAGCCGGCCCGGGCGCCGTCGATGGAATCTCGAAGTGTTTTGAGAACGGCGGCCAGCTGGAACCCGAAGCCGTGATAGCCGCAGTGACGGAAGGTCAGCAGGCGCAATTTGAACGCCTCGGACTAGATTTTCCCGGACTCTACGGGCGACCGCTCAAGCTAATCGATTGCCAGAATCTGTTCTGCGAGATTTCGAAGTATTCTCGCGTGTCGCATCCGCACGTCCAAGGCGCCGCCAAGCGCACGACCATCAAGCAGGCATATCATCGGCGCGGCGCGCCGATCGAGGATCTCGCGTTCCCCCGCTCATGGTCGCTCGAACCACGGAGGGGCTACGAAGACTGTGTCCCCTCGTTGGTGCCCAGGTAGGCAATCTCGCGCCGTTCGAGATCGTACCGTACGATGCCGCCGCCGTTTTTGACGAGGTCGCGCCAAACGTCGAAGCCACGAACAATGGCCTGTTCCCATTCGTTGCGGCTGCGGACTCGGACTTCGAGATGCTCCGTTAGCCGCTTGACCGAGTCGAGCAGGCCGTAGTCGAGCGTCCGTTTCGTCTCGTAGTAACGGTGATTTCTGGCGTCCTCGAACACAAGGCCGGAGACCGCCTCCTCGTAGATGATCGCGCGCGCACCGTCCTCGACCTCGTCGATCTCCTTGCGCGACTTGCGCTTGAGTTTAAGATTGCGCCGCGTCACGGGTGACCATCCGAGAATACAGGCGTATGCAAAGTGGAATGCGTCGTGAAACCGGTAGCCGTCTGGCGAGTGTGCGTTGTCGGTAAGGAAGTCACCGATCTGCCGGTCGTTCCAAGTAACGACGACCCTCCGCTTGCCGCGCTCGTCGGCGTGCTCTGAGAACAACGCGTCAAACCATCTAGGCAGGCGTTCCTTCGGCGGGAATTCGTCGTCGAAGAAGCGCGGCGAACGTTGTGTGCCCGGTTCGCTCCACCGGTCGGCGACCTTAGCAAGATTGCTACGCGCGACCTCGCCGAGATCGATGTCGAACTTTGTCGCAGTGTTCGAGAGGTACCAAAGGATGTCGCCTAGCTCCTCGGCGATCTTTTCCTTGAAGAGTTCGTGGGCGTCGCCGTCGCGCAGATACTTCTTGTACTGACCGAGCACCGTGCCGACTTCGCCCGCTAGGCCGAGGAGCGGGATCTCCATCGCGTTGCGATCATTGCCGGGGTGGCGGTCGGTCTTCGCCGCGAGCCGCTGGTACTCGGAGATCTCCATCACGCGGCCGCGCTTCTGATAAGTGGCAGGTGCTTCTTGAGCAGCACCTTGGGCGTGTTTATGTAGGCTCTACCTGCGACCATCACCAATGATCCGCAGCACAGACCCGCTTGCCCGGCAACGTATTCGCACAGCTGGCCAAGACCAAGGATGTTCCCGTAAGCTTTGCGTCCCACGTCCTGATTGCGATAGAACGCGGCGATGTGCAGCAGCGCGCCATCTCGCTGGAAAGAGAGATGGCTCATGCAGGGGAATCCCATTTTTCGGGCGTGATTCTTCTCGGTTTCGTAGATGGTCAAAGACGGCGCGTCCTCCTCGGTCTCAAAGCGGAGATCAATCTCGGTCATTGTGGCGTTGTGGTTCCGCCGCAGCTTTGCGATCGTGTCATTGAGTTGGTCGTAGTGATCGCCGCTCGTTGACACTTGCGTGTCGATCATTCGCCCGAAGTACGTTCCGTGCCGATTTCCCGGATACATGCGGAGCCGCGGATAGTCTTTCCGATACGCGTCGGCGAGATCGACCGCGTTGGAAGCGCGCTGCGCGTAGTGCAGCGGGAAGATCGTCGTGCGCACGGTGCGGACAGGATACACGGTTTTGTCCTTCTCAGCCCATTCGCTCAGCAACGACTCAACCGCGTCCCGGACCGCACTCGATTCGGAGACGGGATTCCTTACTCGGACGATGGCTTGGAACACTCCCGTCGCGTGAGGTTCGACCAGATCCACATAGCGAAGCCACGCCTCGGAAACGGTCTCCGCCTCGATGATCCCGCTTTGTGTCATGCAGCCCTCTCCACGAAATGAACGGCGAGCAGATGCTGCCGCAGGTAGCCAGTGGTGACATAGCCGTAGCCGCCGTCTCCCCAGTCGGTTCCCCAGCTGTTCTTGATGATGACGACGTCCTCTCCGTTTCGTACGTCGCAGCCGACCGCGAGAACGGCATGGGCATCTTGGGCCGGCTCGGTGCCCACGTCGACTATGCCGTCATGGCGCTCCCACGCCGACGGCACGAACGCCAGCGTCATTACGGCGCAATGCGATTCGACCGCGCCCAGCACGTCGCCGACCGATCCGACGCTCCACGTCCCGGCGAGCGGGCGTCGGTTCGCGTCCTCAAGGCTTTCGGGTGGCGGTGGTCCCGGGTACCCCGGGTTTCCGTACGGCCAGGCGCTCTCAAGAGCATGCCGGTCCTCGGTGATTCCGCAGACGACGTGATCGACAGACGTGCAGTCTTGCTGGGGCCAAGGATCGCGGCGCTTGCCAGAGTAGAAGGCGTCTTCGACGGACAATGCCTCACGGCGCGATGCCCACTCGTGCGCCGACGTAACGGCGCAGGCCGCGCACGTACCACGCGGTCCCTGATCGACCACCGCGGTTTGTTCCGCGCGACGGTCGGTCACGCGGCCAGTTCCTCAAGATAGCGCACCGGAAAACCGAGCCGCGCGGTCGACTCGATCGTCATCGGCGCGAAAAAGCGTCTTACTGACTGAGCCGGTTTCCACGAGCGAGCCTGCACGAACGTCAGCGCCGTGTCGACTCGCTGCTCTACGTCACCAACGCAGAGGACGAAGCGTCGCATACGCAGCTTGCCCGTTGGGACTGGCCGCTCGCCGGCGTCGTAATCGGAGTCGTAGGAATCGGAAACGATAGCAAAACGCGCATCGTCGTGATGGCGCCAACGATATCCAGACGAGGGAATCTCAGGCAACCGCACGATAACATGGTCGCCGCTGCGGACCAGACGAGGCATCTGGTCGTCGATCTCATCCAGCATATGGATGTCGCTTCGCCAGGACGCCGGCGCGAAGCCGACTGCGAGCCGCTCCTTGATATCCTGCGGAGGACGCTTGAGCCAATC encodes the following:
- a CDS encoding phage/plasmid primase, P4 family, whose protein sequence is MESGGGEASGRQRGLRKRSATLAGPPGFDLLSEDDAARFLIREFGHRVRYCLAGGGWFIWDGSRFNLDRDGAILRLVSEATDRVLAMVEKLNDLELRKKTLQYVIRLRRYHGHENVARLAASKRPVAIGDPEAFDADPWLLNVRNGTIDLRTGTLRPHDRRDLLTKRLDVTYRANARATRWHRFLCEIFDGDLEMVDFAQRAAGYCLTGDMREHVFFVLYGRGANGKSTFVETLQTLLGEYAQSSDPETWLRQSNGHRGASPGIARLRGVRFVAGCEIDDGRALDEARVKQIVAGDRTTARQLYQNEFDFFPVCKLWISTNHPPQIRGTDDGIWRRVILIPFQVQFTGGTCDPQLAAKLRAEFSGILAWAVRGCLEWQNGGLRPPESVRRATAAYRAQSDVVGQFVTDECVADARCSTGATALFDAYRRWCEGTGERTLTQTAFGRRLTEAGYESGRTGTGRKCWRGIGLRDAKD
- a CDS encoding nucleotide kinase domain-containing protein, producing MRSAVLTVGGRLRATDVFDEYWRFAYERMRTFVRRKRGDLVLTEDPIIARFRFTNAYRVIDRVTQYLIAHVVQNCSDAREVFFRTLFFKIFNKIETWELLESGLGRISPKKFGWAEADAVLLRALEAGQTIYSAAYIMPSPNFGLRRKHENHLALLRSLVESDMASRWAYTKSLRQLYAVLRTVPSFGRFLAFQYAIDLNYSDCVAFDEDSFVVAGPGAVDGISKCFENGGQLEPEAVIAAVTEGQQAQFERLGLDFPGLYGRPLKLIDCQNLFCEISKYSRVSHPHVQGAAKRTTIKQAYHRRGAPIEDLAFPRSWSLEPRRGYEDCVPSLVPR
- a CDS encoding C1 family peptidase, which gives rise to MTDRRAEQTAVVDQGPRGTCAACAVTSAHEWASRREALSVEDAFYSGKRRDPWPQQDCTSVDHVVCGITEDRHALESAWPYGNPGYPGPPPPESLEDANRRPLAGTWSVGSVGDVLGAVESHCAVMTLAFVPSAWERHDGIVDVGTEPAQDAHAVLAVGCDVRNGEDVVIIKNSWGTDWGDGGYGYVTTGYLRQHLLAVHFVERAA
- a CDS encoding nucleoside triphosphate pyrophosphohydrolase family protein, with protein sequence MEISEYQRLAAKTDRHPGNDRNAMEIPLLGLAGEVGTVLGQYKKYLRDGDAHELFKEKIAEELGDILWYLSNTATKFDIDLGEVARSNLAKVADRWSEPGTQRSPRFFDDEFPPKERLPRWFDALFSEHADERGKRRVVVTWNDRQIGDFLTDNAHSPDGYRFHDAFHFAYACILGWSPVTRRNLKLKRKSRKEIDEVEDGARAIIYEEAVSGLVFEDARNHRYYETKRTLDYGLLDSVKRLTEHLEVRVRSRNEWEQAIVRGFDVWRDLVKNGGGIVRYDLERREIAYLGTNEGTQSS